The Nicotiana tomentosiformis unplaced genomic scaffold, ASM39032v3 Un00003, whole genome shotgun sequence nucleotide sequence catatgtgtacatgtcaattgaaaggggtgaCTTGTCCGCAAAAATGTTtctgggaaatttgagattttcacaaattcgtcatAGGAAGATCTATTTGTTGGCCCATCTCTATATGAATTTCATGTCCACTTAGATCATTCTGTAGTAAGTcgctcactttgttcctagtattgtagtttcccATGAAGTGGCTTGGTATGGCAGCTTGAGAGTTATTATGGtagaaacatgtctagctcatagcaaatTGTTCATTTTCTCTAGCCAATATATGATTTCACCCcaatattaagatgtcctagctatgtggtttcactcgtgaaagATTGAAATTAGATGCTTtcagattttggcacatattgtgAGCATATTGATTTTTGAGACTTTAACAATCTCGAACctttcctaaaaatatttttgttgtggTTCAAGCCTCAAAAATATTAGGTTCATCATTTTCATTCTTGTGGAGTCAAAATATTTATGTTCCACACGCCATTTAGTGTGATCAAAAGAACTATAAAGGTGATGCCTACGATGTCCTTTTTGTTTCATTATCCAGTCACAGTCATAGCAATGGAAAAGGAGCACGCTGGATCTCATAGGCTCATTTTTCAGCAAAATAAGAGCCTTCGAGAGGAGATATGGCCAGGTGAGGAAGGAAGTTTGAATTATTCATCCACCCACCTCCATTGGAAAAATGTTAAAAAATCACTTATGGGATAAAACGAAATGCTTGAAGACTCACCAGACACCTATGGCATTTATCCAGCAAAAATTGCTAAGATCAATTTAAATGGGGAATATCGGTGCTTCGTCGCTGAAGAAGAAAGTTAAAAGAACAGGAAATATAGAAGAATATCATTAGCACACAAATTAAAATTTCACAAGAGCTAAAAAGTGAAGGCTAGAAGGGTTAAAAGACTAGCGTAATGCATAATCATGAGCCAAGAAATAATTTGCGTAAGTCTTCTAAACCTTTTTAGCCAACTTCCCTTCCATAATCCCCCTTTTTTCTAAACTAAAAACTGCACGTGTCTAAAATTATTTTCACCTCTTAACCCCCTAGGTAAGTACCCATTTGAATAAATAAAAGTATGCACACCTTTTTTATCCTTTTCACCACTCTACCCCACAAGAAATTACTATGAAAAAAAAACACTCTGCACAAGTTTTTCACTTTTTAGCCACTTTAATCCATAAAATCCAAGTATATCGATTAATATTCCTATCCATGTCAAGCCATAAATTTCCCCAAGTTCTATGCAATCCAAATACTATTCAAGGGCCCCTTATGTCATaaaagaaaaatcatccatgTCAAGCAATAAATTTATCCTAAATCAATGCCAGGCAAATACTATTCATGGGTTACTTTGCCAACATCCATGTCTTCTCAAAACTAATTCTAAAATATAAGGCCATGCAATTTGTTTTCTAGTTCTTTATCATGCTTTTATGTTTTGTCTATTAGCCAAATAAGGGTCTTACATTGTAAAACTTTTATGTTAGCTGTACTTGTTTTACACCAGTTGTACTATGTAATTAAATAAGGGTAGTACATGAGGATAGTTCTAAGGTAAGTACTGATTCCTGCCAATATTCCTCATAAGAAGAACTTTCTTCTATTTTCATGAATCAGCCCAGGGAGCCAGATGTCTCCAAAGTTGACGACGATCAAGATAGGAAGACTGATAAGCCCATTCCAGAACGGAGATATGATTCTGCCACAACAAAACAAATAATGAAGAATGATCCATCACTTGATAGAGCTTGTGCTAGGTCAGATTTTAATCACAGGAAAGAAACATTGCTCATGCCAGGCGCCAAGGAAGAAGTTCAAAAGATTTGGGTTACCTAAATTCTCAGGCGACATTTCTAGTttaagaaggaaaataaaatacttAAGAAGGAGAAGGTCGGGCAGTGCAAGGAGAAATAGAGCATGTTTTATTTGTAACAAAATAGGAAATTTTGCGTGAAACTGCCCGCAGTCCAAATAGACTATTAGAATTCTCTTTGAAATTACAGATTACACAAGCGTTCATTTTAGTGATGATGACTATCTTGAATTTGTTTTCTCACTTGAAGATGAGCCCACAGAAGAGATGCTCTTTTCCTTGAATTTTTATGAGGAATATGGTGATGATCATTACTTAATTTCATAACCAAAGGCACATGTGAAAGAAAAGATCCATAGCATCATGGTGATCTCGCAAGCAGAAATCAAAGTATATGCATCAAAGTGGTACAAACCAATACATGGGAAGAGATCCACAACATCAGGGTGATCCCGCAAGTAAAATTCAAAGTCTATGCATCCAAGTGGGATAAACCAACAGATGTCATAGCTTTTATTTTACACGGGAGCATAGTCCTCACACATTATCATGCAGTCATTCCAGATGAGTAGTGGGTGTCATACTTCAAGAATTTTGACACTGCCTCTAATGGAATTCTGACCACAACCGTTATTACCAAGCACTCGATCACCATTGAATTCTTCCCAGGACAAAAGTACAAGATAGAATTCATTAGGTCACATGTCCCAGGTAAGGatttggttattgattttgacatTTACATGATTTTGCAGGACAAACTCCAGATCAAAGCCAATGGGATAGCATTCACAAATCACACAACACTCCTATGTAGAATCTCACATTGAATTCTTAACCAAATGTGACAATCCTTTATGGAAAAATGAAGAGTTATTCATCAAGCTGGCTTTAAAGAATGGTTGTGAGATCTCCggccttgggcaatccggtgatgaagtctagggaaatgctttcccaaggtctttttgggacagctaGTAGTTCTAAGAGTTTTGCTTGCGTCAAGCGGTCCGACTTAtccttctggcatactagacaagtcttcacaaaTTGAGTGACGTCATCGGCCAGTTGAGGCTAATAATATGCACAACGAatcaatgccatggtgcgttcttcACTgcgatgaccggcccacaaagtatcatgCCATTCCGCCAGAAGTTCCCTTCGTAGATCTCCTCCTTTAAGAACATAAATTCGGTTCCCTTTCATTTTTGGGAAATGATCTTTtatgtagaactggcgagtcttgccctatCCTACCAAATCAATCGAATACTGTGCatcaggatccttgatgagtaggtCCTGTATCttgtcttttatggtggtggttacttggCTCCCTTTAGGGTGGAGAGTAGGCACACCGAGGCTAGATCAGTCCACCGACTGagcgcatcagcaacatgattagtcttcccacttcggtactccaggttgaagtgaaatttcgctaggagttcctgccacctggcCTGTAGACCATTCAACTTTGGCCGGGTCATGAAATGTCTAACAATTATGTTGTCTGTCTTaaccacgaatggggctcccagtagataatgcctccaaaggcgtaatcAATAAACGacaaccaataattctttcttGTGGCTAGCATAGCGCCGCTCTGTATCCTGCAGTTTTCGGCTCTCCTACGGTACGGGATGCCCATCTTGTAGCAAGACTCCAGCAAGGGCATAGTCAAAGGCATCCGTTTGTACCTTGAATGGCTTGGCCAAATCAGGGAGGGCCATGAcggggctactagacatagccttTTTCAATGCGTTGAAGGCCTCTGCTCGTCTGGGTCCCCAATCCCAGGGTGTGGCCATCTTGAGCAGTTCTATCAGTGGCACTCCAATGAGGAAATGATTCTTCATAAATGGTCGATacaagttgcataggccaaggaacgacctcaaggtgTGGATATCCTTAGGCGGCGACCAATATgtgatggcctgaatcttctgttGGTCTATCTTGATCCCGCATTCCTTGATGACATATCCGAGGAaatcaatttgtttctgagcaaaggagcacttagatagcttcgcatataattcgtgctcccacAATTGGGCTAAGACCTTCCGCaagtgctccaggtgttcttctaaTGTCTGGCTAtttaccacaatgtcatccaagtaGACCACCACGAATTCGTCAATGTATTCttggaagacttggttcatcagggtgcaaaatgtggctggtgcATTAGTCAAACTTAATAGCATAACCaagaagtcgtacgacccatatcttgtcatgCAGGTCGTCTTGTGTTCATCACCCTTTGCAATCTGAACTTGCCAATAACATGTCCTCATGTCTATTTTGAATAACACCGTCGCACCGCCCAGTCTATTAAACAAGTCTTCCATTAAAAGAATAGGGTACGTGTTCTTCatggtgattttgtttagagcccgatAATCCACACAGAGTCATAAACttccatcatgtttcttttgcaATAGCGCAGGGTATGGGGATTTTGAGGGTACGATGATACccgtgtctagcatttccgtcaattgtctccgaagttCATTGAGTTGTGGTTGTGATATTCTTTACGGTCCCCAGGCAGGTGGCTTTGCACCcgacaccaactcaatctcatggtccacagtttgCCTAGCGGGAGatgctttggcatgtcttgtggcatgatgtcttcaaattccagtagCAGCTCCTTCATGGGAcgcgaggagcgttctatatcttcaaTTTAGAGGGTAGCCATCAACGTAGGTTCATGTCTTTtgacccccttcttcaactgcaaggccgagatgttctcagCGGCCATCTTTATGGGCATGCACGGGATAATGCAAGGCTTGGCCCCATTTGTTCGCATCATCAttagcatgtctgcatacggtaCGGGCATGGTGTAGTTTTGCCTTAGGAATCCCAACCCCACTATCAActcgaagtcatctatgatcaccacgcgaaggttgaattttccttcataagggccaagcttcactggtacttctttggctattccacccactggctgAAGGGGTGAGTTGATAGCCATCACATGGCCTgtgccctttcctacaactaggcTGAGGTGCTCCACCTGTGTCTATCATCGCCCGAATGGGCTTCCATTTTATCTTTATGTCGACGAACATTAAGTTCCTCTCTTAATTAAGATGAGTCCTCTCATTCGCCTTCTTTTCCCTTTTCTTGGCGATTGGGCAAGGGTCCTTCTTCTTATGGATACCAGCATTGGTTCCCGTGAAGGACTCAGAAATAGAGCCAATAATTGCATTGAATACACCTACTTGGATTATTCTGGTCCGCATCATCTGTTTCATTATCCGTTCCATCATAAATagcttgatgggcgttcatctgtgcatgtgggcattcaATATTCCAATGTGGTGTGCCGCAATGACGACAAATTAAGGGGGGTTTCCTCCCCTAATCGTTGTTGTTAGATGCAGTGCTAGTACTACCTAAGGAGGGAGccttagatttggttgcactctggtctcctccacttctgctaggacGACCAGTGTTCGGCTGGCGCCCTTTGTATCCTTCtgggacaggctgttgaggcctgtCCTTCTGGGCTTCTACTTGATAATCCCCAAGGAACTCTGCTGCTTGAATCGCCTTAGGTAatgtgtctaccctttgtctttgcaactccatgtgggcataaggtttcaacccttctaggaaggtgaagagtttgtctttgtcccccatgtcgtGTATGTTTAGTATGAGTGCAGAGAATGCCCGCATGTAATCCCGCACTATTTGGTTTGGCGGAGCTCCCGTAGCTTTCACcttgcattgtactcaacattttcggggaagaattATAGACCTATGGCTCCCTTCAGTTCTGACCATGTCGCGAGAGCATCTTCACCGGCGTTGATGGCTTTGTATTTCACCCGCCACTAGAGCTTGGGATCACCCtaaagatacatggcagcagtttcTACCTTCTTAGTATCTTCTAGCCCCCCTAAGACATCGAAGTATTGTTCAATGTCTaaaatgaagttttccacttctttggaattctgagctccactgtatggctttggcttaGGAATTTTCAGTTTTTGTGCCACAGGGGTGAGGTTCACAACACCTCCAATTTGGTTTTTGCCTCCTCGAagcaggccttgtaaagcagcattgacaatgTTGAGCTGGCCTATCAAGTTAtctatagtttgttgcatggcagtcaccctgtctgcctcttatGCCCTGTGGGCTAAATCCTCagcacgctcctgttggaggaCCTCGAATTTACCAAAAATTCTGGCTCCCTCTATGGCAATtatttgccggtctccttcagagtcgtgactgatgttttctatgtcaactttgGCCTGGAgcattctgcggtccaggtcatccaacctttgcactaggctggtctttaggTCAGGCACTATTTCCATGATGGGCCGTAATACATCAACCGTCTATTCAAGGATAGCGATGCGATCCCcatgattcaccatggtcagaaatggtggtaattgtaATGTAATCCGTCGTCcaatgtcgagcctaggctctgataccaactgttacgcggcgcctacGTGAGATTCTTTGGAAGGGTGACGGAAGGCTAAGCAATCAATGTTAGTGCGAttgttgtccgccaactgaggtcccctccgtatgctagagtagattgtcagtgccatacgggaaaaccaatgtcatgagcaaataagagagcagaaaagagaattgagaatgaaagaaagcttgattgcattaatgaaagctattacagaaagcAACATgatgtcggggggagagacactagtacagagaattgtttgttttctagaaagtttgattgcttgatcccccttaataatgcttaaaaaaaataaatcaaagttacATAACTTGACCTAAataagctgtagaagcacacttaAAAAATATTCAATAAAACCACTATATATCTACAATAAAAAGGACTTGGGCTTCTACAATGtagaaacaagtccgttggcaacAACTTTATCTTTAGCATCAGGATCTGCACGCACGGCATTGTCTATGCGTGCGGTgatgttggcatctgcctgtggctgggcgctggcgatggctagcGGTGGGgtgacagaggcacatgcgcgcttgtcacttggaactgccgagaccacggggccggtCGTGGTGCTGggcattgggaggcttgccaggacACCACGGGCCACGTCCAAGAGGTCATGGAGCATGGCTGGAAAGTCGCCCatgatagtactaacgtcccttttattgGCGGCGCTGAATCTTCAATGGGTgaaggtggttcatcagcgggcaactttggtcctcattAGCCGTTACTCTCTATTCATAATGTTTTGGTGAGACCTACTCTTTTctgggcctgatgtcatttgatgttgtaatttgtattttgaggtatagccacgGCCTtcttgccggcatttccatattgctcttttgttgtacttagaggctatgtagacatgttgtgggtggtgtttgatattgggaattaaactagaagtgttggtatttggcaaacatgttttcattatatctataaacttgtaatattttggaaattacgAATGAAGCTTCTAATGGAAacgaaatgggagttgttaatgaaatttttttagtgtttgattaatgtagtgcatctcctctttattcatggttgagtttgggtagaaggaaatctaacaggcttgctcggccgggttcactcggttgagcgccgggcACGCTCCTCGAGTTCGTGGCGTGATAGATTTGGACTTGCTTTTGAAAACTGAACATATATTTGGGCTAGAGGGGTAATGCTTAGTCGACATCTACCCCTAAACTCAGGCTTTGACCTGCGGGGCCTGGGGTgacttttgtttattttttaggAATTTAGTAAAGATTGAAATTTTATTAATCGAAATTGATTACTTTTGGAttatttgatattgttgagtcgcttttggctagattttagcCGAACAGAGATGCTTTTTAAAGGAAAAGCATATTCGGAGTATGGATTTGGctaaattgaggtaagtatcttcccTAACCTTGGGTGTAGGAATTATAGCTTAGGATTTGCTCGTAATTGCATATGGTGTTATGTGAGTTACGTGTACACGAGGTGCCGATTGTGTACATGGGCGTGTGTGATTTATGGCTAGATTAGACCTTAGGttattaatatgccttgaattgggAGTGTTTGCTATATGAAACATGTTTTATTTTTGAATACTCTCCACACTCTTATGTTATTGTATTGTCCTTGTGCACATTATTTTTGAGTTGTGAGACTATATTTTGACATGAGTATTGATTTTGTTGTTTTGTGATATTGTGGAACATGTGGACATGATGTGTGGGTTGATTGATgttgtgtggagtataagggtggcgagATGCGCATGTGTTAACATAAGGGAGGAATTTTATTAtgatgcacatgtggcgagataagggtgGATCAAGTAtattcaaaccaacccaccagagactgaCACCTATTCCCATACagggcctcatacagagccatccgAATACTCGAGTGGCAAGAACCGAggtgtatttatggactagtgccatacaagataccacatgaccatgatagtgaggtgtataaagtatgttaaaagtgagtagtattttaagtaaattgagataattcttaattatgttgaTTATTGGtggattattggttaatgggggaaTTAGCAAGTTAATTAAAACTTAGTAGGTAATTAATTACAATTCTTTGGATAAGCtacccccctcccctccccaaAACGTGGCAGCAAATTAGATGAGAATTAATGCTCAAATGAGTGACTCTTACTCTATAAAGCTAGGTGGCACAATTAATGAGATTGGTGGCCAAGTCGTCACCCATTTGATAAAAACAATTAAGAAAGATGTATAAGCTTGCTAAGCTTATGGATGGAATTCACAAATCCATAATCAGAACGTGATGGCTTCAAAAAATATCATACAAGGTTATGATTAAATTCACAAAGTGATCATACGGAATTGCAACAAACTTCATACGAGATTTCATAAGGTAATAGCAATGGGATTTTgcgattttaagggagtacggtgcaatctttctcaagaatatcatacggattttcccctactttgatccgccgttacgtgttgtcacAATCAACGGGTGCtaaaggaattgtcaagagaatcggctcaggtatgttaaggctaagcccttccttcattttggcatgatctcgtaacgaCATGAGTTTGAATACaaggcataaagagaaattcataatCCTGAATTCATATCCCTTATCGGAACCTTACATTccattgagtattgtcttcttacagtcaagagagtagagggtctatatatatatatacagtattacaatacctttaccaccatcgagctataatcggtgggcatgcccctattgggcaacctctgatcagatggtaagttatataccgagcctgctATGGCTAAGcacctatgagtgagcctactacggtagagcagttatatatatatatatatatatatatatatatatatatatacaccaagCCTTATAGggacggacaactattttacttactatattgagagagttgagtcagtatcagcaggtaagcatatcttcagattatctttaaCTCCCAaatactttcagttattatattatcagttcagtttcagctttcagtatatttccttacatactcggtacattattttgtactgacgtccttttttcttggggacgctgcgtttcatgcccacaggtcacgatagacaggtcgagagtcccccaagtaggcgatcagctcaatggaagatgttggtgcactccatttgctctggattTGGGCGTTTGGTCGGTATGATTTagatatgtattgtttggtatggcggggctctgtccctacctttatgaccattatgtattcttagaggcttgtagacagatgtcatgtacataAAAGATTGTatgaccttgtcggcctatgttcagtgtacgagtggttattttggtcttataggcccatatgtcttatgtataagttggtgttacatgttgtattctacctatctcatgGCAACCTCCCCatctcagttatctatgatagtatgatacagaaagatatgttatgttggtactcggttgagtaaggtaccaggtgcccgtcgcggcccatcggtttgggtcatcacaaaagtggtatcagagcaattctgtcctagggagtctacaagccgtgtctagtagagtcttgtttatgggtgtgttgtgcaccacacttataagcaggaggctatagggcatttaggactgtcactctttcttcttactctagatcgtgtggtagagctcactcatatgaattcaaactcctaacttCTATTATATTCATAGTAAGACaatacctacatctagaaagacagttggtaagagattgcatgtggctgtGGAAAAGtagagtcagaggaactcgattttgcatcataattctgatgagtaaatataaggtcttcagcagaacatgtgtgtactatgacgtgtaagcctctttgataaggagccttaagacAAGAATATATATTCGCCCATATGGTGAAAAATAAGAGATTCAAAAGGTAAATATAAGTtccaacaagtaaaagaagcaaggtgaagaagggtacgaggcgcccagttaatgaagactaTCGGTATTTACAATTCAGAAAAAGGAATATACCTTTTGAGTACCTTCAACCATAATAGAGATATATACAGTTGATCACACACATCTCAATTATGCTCTATGGGAGCTAACAagtgtagtttaagagaaggatggggtATTAGGATCCAGCTGGcattagagtaacccaaaatggtgaatggattgtttatATTAGTTGATATTTCttaaggatattgcaaacgttctaatagatctccttgtgagacacccagattgTGCACTCTAAAATGGTACAGctggatatgagtactacaaagataggtacTGGAATTCTGGAAGGGATAAATactaccttagtatggctcccgtccctagtagagcgagaatgttaggcaactcgAAGAGCCAGGGGACGGATCAAGGGgatctaaaagcaaaagaatgtcttgttaaagtttaagaataaagtgatagaaaaaaatattagcaagaaaataagaagagagataatgaagcattatgagtgagatgtgatacatggatgacaacggtagatgacagtattacagagtctatagtcaaatgAAGGataagacgagaggtgacaggccttaagacaacaaaagagtataggccataaagtcatatacTCATTTCGATAAATAAGTTTATGACTCCAAcgtgactaccagaaggaaaagttataccccagagtaatagaaatcagtatggactgatgaacaaggtaaactaaacatgaactaggggcTGGGTAAttgtcggcatcatgagaatttcagagactgcatcccggcgataatagaatggaggacagaataataccctttaaaggtcattcaagaagacgcttccctaaatcaagcaaggtgagcaaagttaagcttacgggactgtatgtgccggttacactaagtgtcaccatcgcgagtgaggaattttgttatccttggtgcAGAAGGATTACCgggaggcgagtaaggatcatcgatgatgtgaaaagatgccaatgatgaaaaggtaaaaaatatatacgtagatcatcgtagcactaaatcttagtgctcccctaaaggtgggaatatggtgtgatgtgcCATTAAGTCgtaattaagtggttctagtaactatggaatggttgAGATTGCAgtcattcaaatcctacagatatgctatgattctagaacattatgcaagcacgatgtca carries:
- the LOC108944194 gene encoding uncharacterized mitochondrial protein AtMg00860-like, with protein sequence MRTCYWQVQIAKGDEHKTTCMTRYGSYDFLVMLLSLTNAPATFCTLMNQVFQEYIDEFVVVYLDDIVVNSQTLEEHLEHLRKVLAQLWEHELYAKLSKCSFAQKQIDFLGYVIKECGIKIDQQKIQAITYWSPPKDIHTLRSFLGLCNLYRPFMKNHFLIGVPLIELLKMATPWDWGPRRAEAFNALKKAMSSSPVMALPDLAKPFKVQTDAFDYALAGVLLQDGHPVP